The Echinicola rosea genome has a segment encoding these proteins:
- a CDS encoding glutamate--tRNA ligase family protein: MTPVSPPTYRLTRIAPTPSGYLHLGNVLSFAITYALAKRHGAKIMLRIDDLDQKRVKMPYVEDLFETLDFLDFPWHYGPKNLKEYQDSFSQIHRMPLYHKMLDHLVADDRVYACQCSRKKIALASPDGSYPGTCIGKNIDLGQKMVNWRLKTDQHPLTMKLENNYCASPLPALMKDFVIRKKDGAPSYQLASVVDDIHYGVDLIVRGDDLFDSSWTQLFLAGLLPKNQFSQSTFYHHPLMMENGDHKLSKSAGSTSVYGLRKLGETKAAIYQQLGIFMGFDEMVTNLKEFERAFNQKRLP; the protein is encoded by the coding sequence ATGACCCCAGTTTCTCCCCCGACATATCGATTGACCAGAATAGCCCCTACACCAAGTGGATATTTACACCTCGGAAATGTCCTGTCATTTGCCATTACGTATGCACTGGCCAAGAGGCACGGTGCCAAAATCATGCTAAGGATAGACGATTTGGATCAAAAAAGGGTGAAAATGCCTTATGTGGAAGACTTGTTCGAAACCCTTGATTTTCTGGATTTCCCGTGGCACTATGGTCCCAAAAATTTGAAAGAATACCAAGATTCCTTTTCGCAAATCCACCGCATGCCCCTATACCACAAGATGCTTGATCACTTGGTGGCAGATGATCGCGTGTATGCGTGCCAATGCAGCAGGAAGAAAATCGCACTAGCCTCTCCAGATGGCAGCTATCCCGGCACCTGTATTGGCAAAAACATTGACCTAGGTCAGAAAATGGTAAACTGGCGGCTGAAGACAGATCAGCATCCACTGACCATGAAATTGGAAAACAACTACTGCGCATCCCCCCTTCCTGCCTTGATGAAAGATTTTGTCATAAGGAAAAAAGATGGTGCTCCCTCCTATCAATTGGCCTCTGTCGTGGATGATATTCACTATGGCGTGGACCTCATTGTGCGTGGTGATGACCTGTTTGATTCCAGCTGGACACAATTATTTTTAGCAGGCCTTCTACCTAAAAACCAATTTTCCCAAAGCACTTTTTACCACCACCCCCTTATGATGGAAAACGGTGACCACAAACTCTCCAAAAGCGCTGGGAGTACTTCCGTTTACGGGTTGAGGAAATTAGGCGAGACCAAAGCTGCTATTTACCAACAACTGGGTATATTTATGGGATTTGATGAAATGGTTACCAATTTGAAGGAATTTGAACGGGCCTTTAATCAAAAAAGGCTACCGTAA
- a CDS encoding NYN domain-containing protein, producing the protein METDLKLAVLIDADNIPSGYVKEMMEEIAKYGNPTVKRIYGDWTQPNLAKWKVVLLENAITPMQQYSYTTGKNATDSAMIIDAMDILYSERVDGFCIVSSDSDFTKLATRLREASMKVIGIGEKKTPTPFIAACDKFIYLEILKQEEKKASRPTAGVSRQKDSEVDQVTNKVIKLIANTISDCEDDDGWAYLGDVGNLLQKKQPNFDSRNYGFQKLTPMISSINKFEIEQREGQRGRHKLIYVKNKK; encoded by the coding sequence ATGGAAACCGATTTAAAGCTTGCCGTATTGATTGATGCGGACAATATACCTTCCGGATATGTGAAGGAAATGATGGAAGAAATCGCCAAATATGGAAATCCCACCGTGAAGCGAATTTATGGTGATTGGACACAGCCTAACTTGGCCAAATGGAAAGTGGTACTTCTGGAAAATGCCATTACGCCCATGCAGCAATACAGTTATACTACTGGCAAAAACGCTACTGATTCAGCCATGATCATTGATGCCATGGATATTCTATATTCGGAAAGGGTCGATGGCTTTTGTATTGTGTCGAGTGACAGTGACTTTACCAAATTGGCTACCAGACTCAGAGAGGCAAGCATGAAGGTCATCGGAATAGGAGAAAAAAAGACTCCGACGCCATTTATCGCTGCCTGTGATAAGTTTATCTACCTAGAAATCTTAAAACAGGAAGAAAAGAAAGCGTCTAGGCCCACTGCTGGCGTTTCCAGGCAAAAAGATTCGGAAGTGGACCAAGTGACCAACAAGGTTATTAAGCTGATTGCCAATACCATTTCGGACTGTGAGGATGACGATGGATGGGCCTACTTGGGTGATGTGGGCAATTTGCTCCAAAAGAAGCAGCCGAACTTTGATTCCAGGAATTATGGTTTCCAAAAGCTCACCCCTATGATCAGCTCCATCAATAAATTTGAAATAGAACAACGGGAAGGCCAACGCGGCAGGCACAAGTTGATTTACGTTAAGAACAAGAAATAA
- a CDS encoding M48 family metallopeptidase, which translates to MLKRISILLLAGLIFYSCATVPLSGRKQLSLVDNSEVLPMSFQQYNDVKSESKVVTNTADGESVVRVGKRIAAAVETYLHDNGHGEILNGFEWEFNLIQDDQVNAWCMPGGKVAFYTGILPVCQNDEGIAVVMGHEVAHAIASHARERMSQGMVANGLLGGVQAAMGQNPTLTESIFMQAVGMGSQVGMLKFSRDQELEADQLGLIFMAMAGYDPRVAPEFWQRMEAKSNGEAPPEFLSTHPGPDRRIDELNSQMPEALKYYKN; encoded by the coding sequence ATGCTCAAAAGGATATCAATTTTATTACTTGCAGGCCTAATCTTTTATAGCTGCGCGACAGTTCCGCTTAGTGGCAGGAAGCAGCTAAGTCTGGTGGACAATTCGGAGGTTTTGCCAATGTCCTTCCAACAGTACAATGACGTAAAAAGCGAAAGCAAGGTCGTAACCAATACTGCAGATGGTGAAAGTGTGGTGAGGGTCGGTAAGCGGATAGCAGCTGCTGTAGAAACTTATCTTCATGACAATGGCCATGGAGAGATCCTGAATGGTTTTGAATGGGAATTTAACCTGATTCAGGATGATCAGGTGAATGCTTGGTGTATGCCGGGAGGCAAGGTGGCTTTTTACACCGGTATTTTGCCCGTTTGCCAAAATGATGAGGGCATAGCCGTAGTGATGGGGCACGAAGTAGCACATGCGATCGCCAGTCATGCCCGGGAGCGAATGTCTCAAGGGATGGTCGCCAATGGGTTATTGGGAGGTGTACAGGCGGCCATGGGCCAAAACCCTACCTTGACCGAATCGATTTTTATGCAGGCCGTCGGGATGGGCAGCCAAGTAGGCATGTTGAAATTCTCCAGGGATCAGGAGTTGGAAGCTGATCAGCTTGGACTGATCTTTATGGCCATGGCAGGATACGACCCCAGAGTGGCTCCTGAATTTTGGCAACGAATGGAAGCGAAGTCCAACGGTGAAGCACCGCCCGAATTCCTTTCTACCCACCCTGGGCCAGATCGGAGGATAGACGAACTGAACAGCCAAATGCCTGAGGCACTAAAATATTATAAGAACTGA
- a CDS encoding serine hydrolase has protein sequence MKINRLVLLVFMMGGSLASFGQKLKEDKKLTAGLNALMEEFQGTAGVYVEHLPSGKYAAINADTIFPTASIVKVPILIGIFDKIEKGELTYHEELVYRDSIKYGGSGLMQFFEDSTKTDLSTLLALMITYSDNTTSLWSQALAGGGETINPILEKNGMEFTRVNSRTAGRTRDWEKYGWGQTTPREMATLLKKIRKGQVVSKAASERMYRLMTNVYYDDYALSQIPPYIQTASKQGMVNASRSELVMVNAPHGDYVFYIATKKNQDTRWEPDNAAWVLARKVSALLWDYFEPQIPWTPARGSEKYVEGLDY, from the coding sequence ATGAAGATAAACCGTCTGGTCCTGCTCGTTTTTATGATGGGTGGCTCATTAGCCTCTTTTGGCCAAAAATTAAAAGAAGATAAGAAACTGACAGCGGGTCTGAATGCCTTGATGGAAGAGTTCCAAGGGACAGCTGGAGTCTATGTGGAGCATTTACCTTCTGGAAAGTATGCCGCCATCAATGCGGATACCATTTTTCCTACTGCCAGTATCGTTAAAGTGCCCATTTTGATAGGCATTTTTGACAAGATCGAAAAGGGCGAACTGACCTATCATGAAGAGTTGGTCTATAGGGATTCTATCAAATATGGAGGTTCAGGCCTGATGCAATTTTTTGAAGACAGCACCAAGACAGACCTCAGCACCCTTTTGGCCCTTATGATCACCTATAGTGATAATACCACCTCCCTTTGGAGCCAGGCTCTTGCTGGAGGAGGGGAAACAATAAATCCGATTTTGGAAAAGAATGGGATGGAATTTACCAGGGTGAATTCTCGTACAGCTGGAAGGACGCGGGATTGGGAAAAATACGGCTGGGGACAGACGACACCCCGTGAGATGGCTACCTTGCTAAAAAAAATCAGAAAAGGACAAGTGGTCAGTAAAGCCGCTTCTGAACGTATGTACCGCTTGATGACCAATGTATATTACGATGATTACGCCCTTTCGCAGATTCCCCCTTACATCCAGACGGCATCCAAGCAGGGAATGGTCAATGCATCCCGCTCCGAGCTGGTGATGGTCAATGCTCCCCATGGAGATTATGTTTTTTACATTGCCACCAAAAAAAATCAGGATACCCGGTGGGAACCAGATAATGCCGCCTGGGTGTTGGCCAGAAAGGTCTCGGCATTGCTATGGGATTATTTTGAGCCCCAAATTCCTTGGACTCCTGCCCGTGGCAGTGAAAAGTATGTGGAAGGATTAGATTATTAG
- a CDS encoding GNAT family N-acetyltransferase: MKELTIENVTVRFGAENMDVKAIHRYLSEESYWAKGIGLEKVKSSLENSFCAGAFIADKQIGFVRAVTDYSTFAWVSDVYVLEAYSGKGIGQQMLKEFFAQEWFGELRRIMLATKDAHSLYGKFDFTSLDKPDMFMQVLSDKFTLM; this comes from the coding sequence ATGAAAGAATTGACCATCGAAAATGTAACGGTTCGTTTTGGAGCAGAAAATATGGACGTAAAGGCCATTCACCGATATCTATCGGAGGAGTCTTACTGGGCCAAGGGGATTGGCTTGGAAAAGGTGAAATCCTCCTTGGAAAACTCTTTTTGTGCAGGTGCATTTATCGCTGACAAGCAAATCGGTTTTGTCCGTGCCGTAACAGACTATTCTACTTTTGCCTGGGTTTCGGACGTTTATGTGCTTGAAGCGTATTCGGGAAAAGGAATTGGGCAGCAAATGCTCAAAGAATTTTTTGCACAAGAGTGGTTTGGCGAGCTCAGAAGGATCATGCTGGCTACCAAAGATGCCCATTCATTATATGGGAAATTTGATTTTACATCCTTGGACAAACCGGACATGTTTATGCAGGTCCTGAGCGACAAGTTCACACTTATGTGA
- a CDS encoding carboxymuconolactone decarboxylase family protein produces the protein MKERISYQELPNGLYESLKHVQHFLDQNDLSPTLKGLIKMRVSQINSCAYCIDMHYKEAVHAGETPLRLISLTAWREAPYYSAKEEAVLEFAEMLTHLPAEQHSDGIHDKLKTHFSQAEIAMLTLEVIQINSWNRLVRSFGLIAGKYEIHESSKN, from the coding sequence ATGAAAGAGCGTATTTCATATCAAGAGCTGCCCAATGGGCTTTATGAATCACTCAAGCATGTCCAACACTTTCTTGACCAAAATGACCTCTCGCCTACCCTTAAAGGACTGATAAAAATGAGGGTTTCCCAGATCAACAGTTGTGCTTATTGCATCGACATGCACTATAAAGAAGCGGTCCATGCCGGGGAGACACCGCTTAGGTTGATTTCACTGACGGCTTGGCGAGAAGCACCGTATTATTCTGCCAAAGAAGAGGCCGTTCTGGAATTTGCGGAAATGCTCACCCATCTGCCTGCTGAACAGCACAGCGATGGCATACATGACAAACTGAAAACTCACTTCAGTCAAGCTGAAATCGCCATGCTCACCCTGGAGGTCATCCAGATCAACTCATGGAACAGGCTGGTAAGGTCCTTTGGATTGATTGCAGGCAAGTATGAAATACACGAGTCAAGCAAGAATTGA
- a CDS encoding sigma-70 family RNA polymerase sigma factor, translated as MEQYRPLLFTYAYNILGTAMDAEDVVQDVFEKFLTLEKGLVQNEKSYLVRMVVNRAIDQKKKLNQTIASYPHEWLPEPIITDTAVPEPSQEHILHYSMMLLLERLEVRQRAVFLLKEVFGYSHRNISKTLGITPEVSRQSLSRARKRLQDAPPIQPSHSDESRLKEYLSAIQNADAERLEQLLVKDISLASDGGGKVPAGTKTLYGKERVMAMLQGLYKKFYQDITIQQTTINHTPALLYISPIGKVINCQVFVFDNHQIARIFFIRNPDKLIFLQKKPPFMSHNQ; from the coding sequence ATGGAACAGTACCGTCCGCTGCTTTTCACCTATGCCTATAATATTTTGGGCACGGCCATGGATGCCGAGGATGTAGTTCAGGATGTATTCGAAAAGTTCTTGACGCTCGAAAAAGGACTGGTTCAAAACGAAAAAAGTTACCTCGTCCGCATGGTCGTTAACCGAGCCATTGACCAGAAAAAGAAGCTTAACCAAACCATCGCGTCATATCCTCATGAATGGCTACCCGAACCTATCATAACGGACACTGCTGTTCCAGAACCATCCCAGGAGCATATTCTTCACTATTCCATGATGCTCCTGCTTGAAAGGCTGGAGGTAAGACAAAGGGCGGTTTTTTTGCTGAAAGAAGTCTTTGGATACAGTCACCGGAACATCTCCAAAACACTGGGAATCACCCCAGAGGTCTCTAGACAATCCCTATCCAGAGCAAGAAAAAGGCTCCAGGATGCTCCCCCTATACAGCCGAGCCATTCGGACGAATCTCGTTTGAAGGAGTACCTATCGGCCATTCAAAATGCAGATGCTGAAAGATTGGAGCAGCTTCTTGTGAAAGACATCTCCCTTGCCTCTGATGGTGGCGGGAAAGTACCTGCCGGCACCAAAACACTCTATGGAAAAGAAAGGGTCATGGCCATGCTGCAAGGCTTGTACAAAAAATTCTATCAGGACATCACCATTCAGCAGACTACCATTAACCATACGCCAGCGTTACTTTACATTTCACCTATCGGAAAAGTGATCAATTGCCAAGTATTTGTCTTCGACAATCACCAAATTGCCCGGATATTCTTTATTCGGAATCCTGACAAATTGATTTTTTTACAAAAAAAACCTCCGTTTATGTCACATAATCAGTGA
- a CDS encoding Crp/Fnr family transcriptional regulator: MNTKNTPCELCVSRKFSLFSDLDEQHLCSLSDSKNLITHQKGQVLFYEGTKPLGIFCISSGIVKVYKTASNGKDQIIRLAQKGDFLGYTSLLGEDVYSNSASIVEDANICFIPKETFLNLLAKDNKFHKRLTRSICQSLGLMEEKLTDATQKTIRERLAFTLLKLSDSYGVDGGENQKININLTREEIAGLVGTATETVIRLLSEFKKDKMICFEGKKIIVMDRNALARLSDFYQT; encoded by the coding sequence ATGAATACTAAAAATACACCGTGCGAACTTTGTGTCAGCAGGAAATTTTCCTTGTTTTCGGATCTGGACGAGCAGCATTTGTGTAGTTTGTCAGATAGCAAAAATCTGATTACACATCAAAAAGGGCAGGTGCTTTTTTACGAGGGAACGAAGCCGTTGGGAATATTCTGTATCAGTTCGGGAATTGTAAAGGTGTATAAAACCGCTTCAAACGGCAAGGATCAAATCATTCGCCTTGCCCAAAAAGGAGATTTTTTGGGATATACCTCATTGCTTGGAGAGGATGTTTATAGCAATTCCGCTTCGATTGTGGAGGATGCCAATATTTGCTTTATCCCAAAAGAAACTTTTTTGAACCTTCTGGCAAAGGACAATAAATTTCATAAGCGGTTGACCAGATCTATCTGTCAGTCCCTGGGGCTCATGGAGGAAAAGCTCACGGATGCCACCCAAAAAACCATCCGAGAGCGTTTGGCTTTTACACTGTTGAAGTTGAGCGACTCCTATGGCGTGGACGGTGGAGAGAATCAGAAAATCAATATCAATCTGACCAGAGAGGAAATAGCTGGCCTTGTAGGGACTGCCACGGAAACGGTCATCAGGTTGCTGTCGGAATTCAAAAAGGACAAAATGATTTGTTTTGAAGGCAAGAAGATCATTGTGATGGACAGGAATGCATTGGCCCGTCTTTCTGATTTCTATCAGACATAA
- a CDS encoding heavy metal translocating P-type ATPase — MKQLNNTSFILCFHCGEKCQEESLVHDERSFCCPGCKLVYEVLKENDLSSYYEYGSRPGTRQAGAGQSENKFDYLDEPDVIQKLVDFSNEKETHITFTIPAIHCASCIWLLENLHQLNGDIFYSRADFVKKECQVKFYTERSSLKTVVKLLSKIGYMPTINLSSYSGSKGASQMDKRLIYKLAVAGFCFGNMMFFSLPEYFSEVTLLEEEFRGLFGYLNLALSLPVVLYAATDYYRSAWYALKNGRVNMDVPIVMGIAALFLYSLFEVIGGGAGYLDSLGGLIFFLLIGKYYQQKTYDTLSFDRDYTAYFPLAVTRMKQEGEEVVSLPKLKVGDTIKIRKGELIPADSLLIGGDAQVDYSFVTGEEVPVPVTVGHLIYAGGRQQAGTLLLNVQKEPSQGYLTGLWNHDSFKEEPREDLSTLANKISGKFTLAVLAIAVSTFVFYSLTDLSLAVRAFSSVLIVACPCALALSTPFTLGNTLRIMGNKKFFLKNGQVIERLAGITDYVFDKTGTLTDPGLAQVEFIGEVLSDDLKMAIKMMVGESTHPLSHRINSWLPNYEPVYVEGIQEHVGYGLEAIYQGDIIRLGAPDWLGLEKVKCQAGGNRVYLAINEMVVGYFHVMSTLREGVRQTIQDLMSKGEVHVLSGDRATDGAKLQKLLGSGVLMNFNQSPTDKLEYLRHLNAKGKSTVMIGDGLNDAGALQESDVGIAVTDQATYFSPASDAIMDAEVLPKLPAFIHLARDSKKVILSSFVISLIYNVVGIGLAVQGLLSPVVCAVLMPLSSISVVVFTTVMMNFLSYKRGLKSNRQWK; from the coding sequence ATGAAACAATTAAATAATACAAGTTTTATATTATGTTTTCATTGTGGGGAAAAATGCCAAGAGGAATCGTTGGTTCATGACGAGAGAAGCTTTTGCTGTCCCGGATGCAAGCTGGTATATGAGGTGCTGAAGGAAAATGACCTTTCCAGTTACTATGAATATGGCAGCCGCCCTGGTACCCGTCAGGCGGGAGCAGGTCAATCTGAAAATAAATTTGACTATTTGGATGAACCTGATGTGATCCAAAAACTGGTGGACTTTTCGAATGAAAAGGAAACCCATATCACTTTTACCATCCCGGCCATCCATTGTGCCTCCTGTATTTGGCTGTTGGAAAACCTACACCAATTGAACGGGGATATTTTTTATTCTAGGGCTGATTTTGTCAAAAAGGAATGCCAAGTAAAGTTTTATACCGAGCGGAGCAGTTTGAAAACAGTCGTAAAGCTTCTTTCTAAGATCGGTTATATGCCGACCATTAACCTGTCGAGCTATAGTGGGAGCAAAGGGGCATCCCAAATGGATAAGCGGTTGATATATAAGTTGGCGGTTGCTGGATTTTGTTTTGGCAATATGATGTTTTTCAGCTTGCCCGAGTATTTTAGTGAAGTGACCTTGCTGGAAGAGGAGTTTAGGGGGCTATTTGGGTACCTAAATTTGGCACTTTCACTTCCTGTTGTGCTGTATGCGGCTACCGACTATTATCGATCCGCTTGGTATGCCCTCAAAAATGGCAGGGTAAATATGGACGTGCCAATCGTCATGGGAATTGCAGCCTTGTTTCTCTATAGTTTGTTTGAGGTGATAGGAGGAGGGGCAGGTTATCTGGATTCATTGGGCGGATTGATTTTCTTTTTATTGATAGGAAAATATTATCAACAAAAGACCTATGATACCCTTTCATTTGACAGGGATTATACGGCTTATTTCCCCTTGGCGGTGACCAGGATGAAACAGGAGGGGGAAGAGGTGGTTTCCTTGCCCAAGCTAAAGGTGGGCGATACGATCAAGATCAGAAAGGGTGAATTGATCCCTGCAGACAGCCTTTTGATCGGAGGTGATGCGCAGGTTGATTACAGTTTTGTAACAGGGGAAGAGGTGCCTGTGCCCGTGACGGTAGGGCATTTGATCTATGCTGGTGGCAGGCAGCAGGCTGGCACTTTGCTGTTGAATGTTCAGAAAGAACCATCCCAGGGATATTTAACCGGTCTTTGGAACCATGACAGTTTTAAGGAAGAGCCACGTGAAGACCTCAGTACCCTGGCCAATAAAATCAGCGGAAAATTCACACTGGCGGTCTTGGCAATTGCGGTGTCCACTTTTGTTTTTTATAGCCTGACCGATTTGTCCTTAGCGGTCAGGGCTTTTTCCAGTGTGCTTATTGTGGCATGTCCATGTGCATTGGCACTTTCTACACCCTTTACTTTGGGAAATACCCTGAGGATCATGGGGAATAAGAAGTTTTTTCTGAAAAATGGCCAGGTGATAGAGCGGCTAGCAGGAATAACGGATTATGTTTTCGATAAAACAGGGACATTAACGGATCCGGGCTTGGCGCAAGTGGAGTTTATTGGCGAGGTGCTATCGGATGATCTTAAAATGGCCATTAAGATGATGGTGGGAGAATCCACACACCCTTTGAGCCATCGGATAAATAGCTGGCTTCCAAATTACGAACCGGTATATGTCGAAGGCATCCAAGAACATGTGGGATATGGATTAGAGGCCATTTACCAAGGAGACATTATTCGTTTGGGGGCGCCTGATTGGCTGGGATTGGAAAAGGTAAAGTGCCAAGCGGGTGGTAATCGGGTGTACTTGGCCATCAATGAAATGGTAGTGGGCTATTTTCATGTCATGAGTACCTTGAGAGAAGGAGTAAGACAAACTATCCAAGACCTCATGTCTAAGGGCGAAGTGCATGTGCTCTCAGGCGACAGGGCCACAGATGGAGCCAAACTACAGAAGCTATTGGGAAGTGGAGTGTTGATGAATTTTAACCAGAGTCCCACCGATAAGCTTGAATACCTCCGTCACCTCAATGCTAAAGGGAAATCGACAGTAATGATAGGAGATGGACTGAACGATGCCGGTGCATTGCAGGAAAGTGACGTGGGGATCGCTGTGACAGATCAGGCGACCTATTTTTCGCCTGCCAGTGATGCCATAATGGATGCTGAAGTGCTACCGAAGCTTCCCGCTTTCATTCATTTGGCGCGTGATAGCAAAAAGGTCATCCTCTCCAGTTTTGTCATCAGTTTGATTTACAATGTAGTTGGGATTGGATTGGCTGTGCAGGGGCTTCTAAGTCCAGTGGTTTGTGCTGTTTTGATGCCGCTAAGCAGTATTTCGGTAGTGGTCTTTACTACAGTAATGATGAATTTTCTTTCATATAAAAGAGGACTTAAATCCAATAGGCAATGGAAGTGA
- the ccoS gene encoding cbb3-type cytochrome oxidase assembly protein CcoS: MEVIFVLIGISLILALAFLVLFIRAMKAGQFDDTYTPSIRILFDKNKKSDSSKTTTKSK; the protein is encoded by the coding sequence ATGGAAGTGATATTTGTATTGATCGGCATCAGTTTGATTTTGGCGCTGGCATTTCTTGTCCTTTTCATCAGGGCAATGAAGGCTGGCCAATTTGATGACACCTATACTCCTTCCATAAGGATACTCTTCGATAAAAACAAAAAGTCAGATTCAAGTAAAACAACAACTAAATCTAAGTAG
- the ccoN gene encoding cytochrome-c oxidase, cbb3-type subunit I, whose amino-acid sequence MSESLLEKFSYDNKIVKYFGAATIIWGVVGMLVGILAATQLFLPEANLGNPYTTFGRIRPLHTNAVIFAFVGNAIFAGVYYSMPRLLKARMWSDTLSWINFWGWQLIILAAAITLPLGLTTSKEYAELEWPIDIAIAVVWVAFGANMIGTLIKRRERHMYVAIWFYLASFVTVAVLHIFNSLELPVSLFKSYSAYAGVQDALVQWWYGHNAVAFFLTTPYLGLMYYYLPKAANRPIYSYKLSIIHFWALIFIYIWAGPHHLLYTALPNWAQVLGVAFSIMLIAPSWGGMVNGLLTLRGAWDKVRVDPVLKFMVVAVTAYGMATFEGPLLSLKSVNAIAHYTDWIVAHVHIGGLGWNGFLTFGMLYWLWPRMWNTKLYSVKLANTHFWLGTLGILFYALPMYVAALTQSLMWKEFNEMGRLAYPNFLETTLEIVPMYMFRAFGGVLYLSGTLIMIYNLVKTTKVGTFVAEEPDEAPALTKPKAQKGEYWHHVWERKPIFFTVLATVAILIGGAIEIIPTILVKSNVPTISSVEPYTPLELQGRDIYIKNGCVGCHSQMIRPFRSETERYGEYSKAGEFVYDRPFLWGSKRTGPDLHRVGGKYPDSWHYHHMLDPRTMSPGSTMPAYDWMITETMDHEDLPAKIRTLQKLGVPYPEGYADGAAMEDLNVQANEIATGLKEANIEVLPNTEIVALIAYLQRLGTDIKKLDAPTESTSEAK is encoded by the coding sequence ATGTCAGAATCACTACTGGAAAAGTTCAGTTACGATAATAAGATCGTAAAGTACTTTGGAGCCGCCACCATCATATGGGGCGTAGTCGGGATGCTGGTGGGTATATTGGCCGCCACCCAGCTTTTTCTTCCTGAGGCCAATCTCGGAAACCCTTATACCACTTTTGGCAGGATCCGTCCGCTGCATACCAATGCGGTGATCTTCGCCTTTGTGGGTAATGCGATTTTTGCAGGGGTATATTATTCCATGCCGCGGTTGCTGAAGGCAAGGATGTGGAGCGATACCCTTAGCTGGATCAATTTCTGGGGATGGCAGTTGATCATTTTGGCGGCTGCCATTACGCTTCCACTTGGGCTGACTACTTCCAAGGAATATGCCGAATTGGAATGGCCCATAGATATTGCCATTGCGGTGGTATGGGTTGCTTTTGGAGCCAATATGATCGGTACGCTGATCAAGCGACGTGAACGGCACATGTACGTGGCCATTTGGTTTTACCTGGCCTCTTTTGTAACGGTAGCGGTGCTGCACATTTTCAATTCCCTTGAGTTGCCCGTATCCTTGTTTAAGAGCTATTCGGCCTATGCTGGGGTTCAGGACGCCTTGGTACAGTGGTGGTATGGACATAATGCAGTGGCATTTTTCCTGACGACTCCCTATCTGGGGTTGATGTACTATTATTTGCCCAAGGCGGCAAACAGGCCTATATATTCGTATAAATTATCCATTATACACTTTTGGGCGCTGATCTTTATTTATATCTGGGCGGGACCGCACCATTTGCTTTATACAGCTTTACCGAATTGGGCACAGGTACTTGGCGTAGCGTTCTCGATCATGCTGATTGCCCCTTCTTGGGGAGGGATGGTAAATGGACTGTTGACCTTAAGGGGGGCTTGGGACAAGGTACGTGTGGATCCTGTGCTGAAATTTATGGTAGTGGCGGTGACAGCTTACGGTATGGCCACCTTCGAAGGTCCCTTGCTTTCACTCAAGAGCGTCAATGCCATCGCCCACTATACAGACTGGATCGTAGCGCACGTGCATATTGGAGGATTGGGCTGGAATGGCTTCCTTACTTTTGGTATGCTCTACTGGTTATGGCCCAGAATGTGGAACACCAAGTTGTATTCCGTCAAGCTGGCCAATACCCACTTCTGGCTAGGGACACTTGGAATCCTTTTTTATGCACTGCCGATGTACGTGGCCGCCTTGACCCAAAGCCTCATGTGGAAAGAATTCAATGAGATGGGGAGATTGGCTTATCCAAACTTCCTGGAAACCACATTGGAGATCGTTCCGATGTATATGTTCAGGGCGTTTGGTGGTGTGCTTTATTTAAGTGGTACGCTGATCATGATCTATAACCTGGTGAAGACCACAAAAGTAGGGACATTCGTAGCTGAAGAACCCGATGAAGCGCCTGCGTTGACCAAACCAAAAGCCCAAAAGGGTGAATACTGGCATCATGTGTGGGAGAGAAAGCCCATTTTCTTTACGGTCTTGGCTACCGTGGCCATTCTGATCGGTGGAGCCATTGAGATCATCCCGACCATTCTGGTCAAGTCCAATGTGCCAACGATTTCCAGTGTGGAGCCCTATACGCCACTAGAGCTCCAAGGTCGGGACATTTACATCAAAAATGGTTGTGTGGGATGCCATTCCCAAATGATCAGGCCATTTCGGTCTGAGACCGAGCGATATGGTGAGTATTCCAAAGCTGGGGAGTTTGTCTATGACCGGCCATTCCTTTGGGGCTCCAAACGAACGGGACCCGACCTGCACCGTGTAGGAGGAAAGTATCCTGATAGCTGGCATTATCACCACATGCTCGATCCGCGAACGATGTCGCCAGGATCCACCATGCCAGCCTATGACTGGATGATCACCGAGACGATGGACCATGAAGACCTGCCTGCCAAAATCCGCACCCTACAGAAACTCGGCGTGCCTTACCCTGAGGGCTATGCGGATGGGGCTGCCATGGAAGACTTGAATGTCCAGGCAAATGAAATTGCAACTGGGCTGAAAGAGGCTAATATTGAGGTGCTGCCCAATACGGAAATTGTGGCGCTGATCGCCTACTTGCAGCGGTTGGGGACGGATATCAAAAAGCTGGATGCACCTACTGAATCAACAAGTGAGGCAAAATAA